The Nitrospira sp. SG-bin1 genome includes the window ACAATCAGGTGGCCACCATGGATGCGAAGGCCTTCCCGCCGCACTTACAGCTTGGCAATGGGATCGATGCTGAGTTGAAACCATGGCGCCACGGCCTTCTGGCCGTTTCGCTCTTTGTTTTCCCCATTCCACACCGCGAAGGATACGGTCTGAACACGACCGGGAACGAGCACGGCTTCATTCTCTTGCTCCTCGCTCACCAGTGGGCGGCGCATCACGACATGCCAGACCCCGTCTTTCCATAACGCGTGCCCCTGGACCCTCCCCTGCTTGTCCTTCGTGGTCAGCGTGCTGAAGCCTCCGCCGATCAAATCTTCCACCGAGGAAACCCGCCTGGGAATGACCTCGAAGGTCCGCACGCCACCTTCCTTTTTCTCCGATGTGCGCGCCGCTCGCCGATCGATATCGCTTTGCCAATCCGCCTTCCAATGCCAGATGTTGATGTAGTGATCCAGTTGCCCCATGCAAAAAAAAGCCGGCGCATCTCCGAGTGGAAGACCGATCGCGACGCCATCCCTGAAGGTACCGGGGGTCAGTCGATCATTTTTCGTGTTGTCGGGCCATTCGAGGAGGAAGGCGATATCGGTCCCGTTGTGGACGGACCGCACGGTCAAGGCCCGCACGGTCGGTTCGGGCCATACCGGCCTGGTGATCACTTGTCCGCTCAGCGGAATGGTGGTCGGCGGAACCTTCTGCCAGGCCGCCTCATCGGCCGCGTTCGGCAAATCCCCTTCGATCAAGCGAGAGCGGATGGTCATCCCCTCGGAACTGACCAAAGGAATCCCGAAAGCACCGAGGATACTGGCGATGACGATCAACCCGGAAAGAAGGCCTAGAAGGTGAACCGGGGAACCACCGACGTTTGTCATTCGCACCGTACAGTACTCCGACAAAGAGCCGAACTCAGAATATCACAAAACCTATGCGGGACAAATGCGGAGCAATGGGTGGGCGGGCTACGAGAGCTTCACACGGCGGATCTTGTTTTCTCCCCGTTCACAGATATAGAGGTGGCCTTGGGAATCCAAGGCCAAACCCACGGGTGAATTCACCACGGCCTCGGTTCCGAGCAAACCGTCCCCGTGTCTCACCATCCCGGCTGACTCCTTGGCCACGAACCGTGCGGCCCCGCAGCCGCCGATGTTCTTATCTTCATAACCGCTGTCTCCGTTCCCCGCAACCGTGGCAATGAGGCCGGTGCTCACATCCACTTTACGGACCCGGTGGTTCATCGTGTCGGAAATGTAAAGATTGTCCTCATGATCGAAAACCACGGCTTCCGGAGCATGCAACATGGATCGGACGGCGGGCTTGTCGTCACCGTCGTACCCATACCGGCAAATACCCGCAACCGTGGAAACAATGCCCGTCCGTGAATCGATTTTTCTGACGCGGTTGCTCCCTTTGTCGACAAGGTGCACGTCACCCCTACTGTCCACCGCGATCCCGACGATGTCGTACAGGCGCACGTCCATCGCGGGCTTTCCATCGTCCAGATACATCGACATATCCAGCCCATCGGAACAGACCGGCATGAGCCATCCTTGATCATCGCTGAAATCGATTCCGATCGCGTCGCCCGACAGCACGACTAAATTTCGAGCGACCAACGGTTGCTCCCGCGCTTCATCTTCCACCGACCACGTTCCGGCAATCGTCGTGACCACACCTGTCTTAGGATCGAACCGTCTGATTTTATGCGCTTGGGTATCGGCGATGAAGAGGACATCATTACGGTCAAAGGCGATCGCCGCAGGCCAGGTCAGATTGACCTCCAACGCAGGACCATCTCCATTGAACCCGTGCTGACCCGTCCCGACTACCGTGGTGATGACACCGGTCTCGTGATCGACCTTTCGAATCCGGTTGCTCCCGGAATCGCAGATATACAAATTGTTCCGGGAATCGAACGCGACCCCTAGGGGCAAATAGAGCCCTGCTTCCGCGCAGGAGCCCTCGTCTCCGCTGTAACATGTTTCTCCGATGCCGGCGAAGTTATGAAGCGTGCCTTCTTGGAGATTGATGCGCCGAACTCGGTCGGACCCTGACTCGGCAAGGTAGAGCCACTGTTCCGTCTTGTCGAGCGCAATGTGATGGGGGAGCGGAATGCCGGCTTTCACCGCCCGTTTGCCGTCCCCCGTGCTTCGGGCCTTGCCGTTCCCGGCAAAGGTTTCAATGTAGCCGACCGCCAATTCGAGTTCGGTGCTCATACGCGGATGTGTCAGGCTCGTGGAGCCGGCTGCGCAGCGGCCCCTGCAGGCTGATTCAATGCCGCACTCTGGGTTGAAGACGCGGCGGTCACCGGTTGAGGGGCGGCGGCCTGTTGCACGGCCGCCTGAGCCTCGGCTTCGATCGCATCCGCCTCGTGGACGGACTTCTTGAATCCCTTGATCGCCTTGCCGAGTCCCTCGCCCAATTGCGGCAATTTCCCCGCCCCGAAAATAATCAGCACGATCATGAGTATGAGAACCAGTTCGGTGAACCCTAGACTGCCAAACATAGTACACCTCTTCCTAAAAGTGGTGAATTAGGACCTCGGACCATCCTTGGGTTTCTTGGCAAACCGCTCCTTCAACCGTTTGCGGGCCTGCTCCGCCTGCTCGAACATCTTGCATTTGTCATACACGCCGATGAGGTTGTAATACGCGAGCGGTTCATCCGGGTTGTGTTCCACCGCACTCTCCATGACTCTGACCGCCAGATCGGTTTTCTTGTGGCTGAGCGCGATTTCCATCAGTTTGAAGCTCGATTCCATGTGTTTAGGGTCCAGCTCCAGAGTACGAAGATAGCACTGAATCCCCATGTCGATCGTGTTGTAGTCGGACACCTGAGGATTATCCAGCTCGATATAGACCCCGGCGAGGTTGTACCAAGCGATCGGATCATCCGGCGTGATTTCGACGAGGCGCTCATAGAAATCCTTCGCTTCCATGTATTGTTTCTTGTCCGCGTGAAGCCTTCCAAGGTTGAACAACGCCAGGACATCATGGGGGAAGATCTCCAACGCATGTCGAAACTCGGCTGCGGCTTCATCGGTCATGCCCTTGGTCGCGTAGATCGTGCCAAGATTCGCGTAATACATGGCCAACGACCGATTCATTTCCGCGCGAAGCGATTCCGCCATCTCGATCGCTTTCTTGACCTCGGCCAGCGCATCGTCGAGCCGGCCTTTGCTGAAGTACAATTCCCCGAGCCGACAACGGGCCTGAAAGTCATCGGGTTCGGCGGCCAACAATTTTTCGATGCCGGAGATTTCCTCGTCCGGCGTGAGCGGCTGATCGCCTGGATCAAGCACGGTCTCTGACTGCGATGGCGTCGATCCTGGATTTTCCATAATTCTCTCGCTCTGAAACTAAGCCTTCCCGGCAAGGAGCCCGTCGGATGCGGGCACCACAGGGCCGGCGGTGGCCGACAGCGATTCGGCGGCGGTTGGTTTTACTCGATCAAGGGCAAGCAACATGACTCCCAGAACGACCATCAACGTCAGGTTCGAAAATAGTAACGCATACCCGGCAATGAACATGAGCCCGATCCCATAGCCGGCCAGTCGCCCGGTCATCAGCAACTTGACGACCGTGTAGGACCAACAGAGGAACCCGCCGACATACAGTGCAAACGGGAGATAAAAGGTGTAGCCCATTCCAAACTGAAAAATCCAGCCAATACCCTGTGACGCCTGCCGGAAGACAGCCGCAAACCCCGGGCTCACCGTCTCTAAGACATAGTCGACGATGATAAGCGAAGAAAAAACGAGCCCCGTGGTCGACCAAAACCAGATGGCCCTGTTCCGTTGCCGACGATTCTTGGTTCGGAGCGACAAGCTCTTGCTCTTGCCATAGACTACGAATACCGTGAAACTGGCGACCACCATCAACGCTTCACCGATGCGATGAGATTCGTACACCAAGGGAGGCGCCGCCAAGGTTCCCAGAAAACCATAGATCGTCGAAACGATCTGATAGTACAACCACCCCGCAACACCCAAGTAATAGGTGACCGCCAGCATCCGTTGCGACGGCGCACGATGAGTCATCACATATTCCGACACAAGCGCCGTCAGGACCAGCAGCGTCAGCCCGTTGTAAACGACCGCCCCCAACATGCCCGGCTGCACAACGAGAAACACCACCGTCAACAGCAACAAGAGCGCCGTCCCCACGCTGCCGAGTCTGCCGAGCCATGCCCTCTCGGCTCCTCCCCATCGATGGGCCAAGGTCAACGCGAGAGCCAAGAATAGCAGCACGGCGACAATGTTGAGGAGCCATGTGCCGACCTCCGTCAAGCCGGTGAAGGTGGGTGTGATCCACGGGTGTTCGGCCGCGATTTTGCTGAGATGCATCCCGAGACGGGAGACAAGGCGATACAGAACCAGTTCAAGGAAGGCGGCGAGGAGAACGAGTTTGACGGTATATTCGAACAGCGGACCGAGATCCGAAATTTTCCCCGACAACCGTTCGTTTAGAGCCGTCGTCTTCATGACCGTTCTCGCACCAATCCTTCATTATAGCCGCCGTAAAAAAATCCGGTCAACGTGCGGCCATCGGCGCCTGTCCTGCGCCTTCTTTCGCCCTTGAGATGTACAGAAGCCCATCCGCCATCGCATAGTTGAAGGGCAGCTCGCACACGACTTCGCTGATCCGTTCATAGACATACCGATACAGCCGTTCCGCCTCATCGGGAGTCATCCCTTCCTGCACTTCATAAAAAAA containing:
- a CDS encoding preprotein translocase subunit TatA, which produces MFGSLGFTELVLILMIVLIIFGAGKLPQLGEGLGKAIKGFKKSVHEADAIEAEAQAAVQQAAAPQPVTAASSTQSAALNQPAGAAAQPAPRA